CGTTCAAGCGCCTGCAACTCCAGGCTGATGGCTTTGCCGATGGTATAAAAAGCATTTTCATCGAGATAGGTACCGATAACGCCACGGATGTCGTAAGCCCGAAAAACTGCACGGTCGATTGCCCGTGGATGATAAGTCATCATTGTCTCCCGGAACTGCCAAAACCGCCTTCGCCACGGCTTGACTCGGTAAAGGCGTCAACCACGGTGAACCCCACGCGGGTCACCGGCAGGAAAACCAATTGGGCAATACGATCACCCGGCTCAACCGTAAAATGATCCTGGCTGCGGTTCCAGCAGGAAATTTTCAATTCACCCTGATAATCGGAATCAATCAGGCCGACCAGATTGCCAAGCACAATGCCATGTTTATGACCTAAACCTGAACGGGGAAGAATCACCGCCGCCAGATTGGGATCCGCAATGTAGATTGCAAGCCCGGTGGGTAACAGGACGGTTTCATTGGGGGCAATTTGCAACGGCTCATTAATGCAAACCCGCAAATCAAGACCGGCCGAACCCGGC
This region of Legionella taurinensis genomic DNA includes:
- the dut gene encoding dUTP diphosphatase, giving the protein MLNAIQLKILDPRLGQTIELPSYATPGSAGLDLRVCINEPLQIAPNETVLLPTGLAIYIADPNLAAVILPRSGLGHKHGIVLGNLVGLIDSDYQGELKISCWNRSQDHFTVEPGDRIAQLVFLPVTRVGFTVVDAFTESSRGEGGFGSSGRQ